Proteins co-encoded in one Arachis hypogaea cultivar Tifrunner chromosome 11, arahy.Tifrunner.gnm2.J5K5, whole genome shotgun sequence genomic window:
- the LOC112720833 gene encoding putative lipid-binding protein AIR1B — MASKTTSLALFLTLNILFFALVSANNAPCPPPPKHNKHHHKGGSGGSGGSGSTPSTPSGGGGTAACPRDALKLGVCANVLNGLLNVTLGQPPVAPCCSLLNGLVDLEAAACLCTALRANVLGLNLNLPISLSLLLNVCSRKVPRGFQCN, encoded by the coding sequence ATGGCTTCCAAAACCACTTCCCTTGCTCTTTTCCTCACACTCAACATCCTCTTCTTTGCACTTGTTTCCGCTAACAATGCACCATGCCCTCCTCCACCAAAGCACAATAAGCACCACCACAAGGGTGGATCGGGTGGATCTGGTGGATCCGGATCCACCCCATCCACACCTTCCGGCGGGGGTGGCACTGCAGCCTGCCCACGTGACGCACTCAAACTCGGCGTGTGCGCCAACGTGCTCAACGGTCTGTTGAATGTGACTTTGGGGCAGCCACCGGTGGCCCCTTGCTGCTCCCTCCTAAACGGCCTCGTCGACCTCGAAGCCGCCGCGTGCCTCTGCACCGCCCTTAGGGCAAATGTTTTGGGCCTCAACCTCAACCTTCCCATCTCCCTTAGCTTGCTCCTCAATGTTTGCTCAAGGAAAGTGCCACGTGGCTTCCAATGCAACTAA
- the LOC112721345 gene encoding uncharacterized protein: MEQSQNDQQQQHNAGQESQTASSRGKSDPAWEYFTVKYDKNNKAQYTCIFCLNTYNGGGIYRMKYHLVKIPGQIKVCSKVTEEVELQFKRILMENKKNKMEKRKFEEEAYGGEAHAQEAESPNPIQAAVPTTTGDKGKRRAVVATQIGSYFKERTTPGSQPTLRSVLASKEIVHMAKLGLAKWIVDARIPFNAIQSPYFQPALDGVAAIGPGFKGPSYDEMRVHLLADLKRECQLLVEKYRSSWKSTGCTLMADGWTDQRQRTLINFLVYCPAGMSFVKTVDASDVIKTANALFNLFADVIEWVGPSNIVHVVTDNAANYVSAGKFIHEKYPNIFWSPCAAHCINLILKDIASIPHIFNLASRASKVTVFVYNHMILLSWLRKRKSWTEIVRPGVTRFATVFITLKSIYDHKVDLQTLMVDQYFTSHKLSKSANGKMVSSIVLDSKFWQDCFTTVKIVGPLIKLLRLVDADEKPSLGIVYEGMQRAKKAIKTMFKNRKAAYTPYTSILKMRWDKHLKRDLHAAAYFLNPGIFYSEGFVEKANVLRSLLDLLDVETLCDDSVAAMQEIQLYRDCKESFGRESAKRAASRLEPGEWWRLHGGSAPNLQKMAVRLLHQTSSSSGCERNWSLFEQIHSKRRNRLEHQRLSDIVYVTYNLRLQSRLHRKKRNYDPIDIQSIDTVDFWVMADEDDPEFTNGDVEGIESLIYTDNAMPSYPNDGGDMEVEVDMPDVVIESSNTSFGDISEDAGFGLPVYDGDIGTLNDDYDF, translated from the exons ATGGAACAGTCACAAAatgatcaacaacaacaacataatgCTGGACAAGAATCTCAGACAGCTTCCTCTCGAGGAAAATCTGACCCGGCTTGGGAATATTTCACTgtgaaatatgataaaaataataaggCACAATATACGTGTATTTTTTGTTTGAACACTTATAATGGAGGGGGGATATATAGGATGAAATATCATCTTGTGAAAATTCCTGGACAAATCAAAGTATGTAGCAAAGTAACTGAAGAAGTTGAACTTCAATTCAAAAGGATTCTgatggaaaacaagaaaaataagatgGAGAAAAGAAAATTTGAGGAGGAGGCTTATGGTGGGGAAGCACATGCACAAGAGGCTGAATCGCCTAACCCTATACAAGCTGCTGTTCCTACAACAACGGGAGACAAAGGAAAGAGAAGAGCTGTAGTAGCTACACAAATTGGAAGTTACTTTAAAGAAAGAACTACTCCAGGATCTCAACCAACTTTGAGAAGTGTTTTGGCTAGCAAAGAAATTGTGCACATGGCTAAGTTGGGACTTGCCAAATGGATTGTTGATGCACGTATTCCTTTCAATGCAATTCAATCACCTTACTTTCAACCTGCATTGGATGGTGTTGCTGCAATTGGACCTGGTTTTAAGGGACCTTCATATGATGAAATGAGAGTTCATTTGCTGGCTGATCTTAAGAGAGAGTGTCAGTTGCTGGTTGAAAAGTATAGGAGCTCATGGAAAAGCACGGGTTGTACACTGATGGCAGATGGGTGGACTGATCAAAGGCAACGAACTTTAATTAACTTTCTAGTTTATTGTCCTGCTGGTATGTCGTTTGTTAAGACTGTTGATGCTTCTGATGTGATAAAAACTGCCAATGCATTGTTTAATTTGTTTGCTGATGTTATTGAGTGGGTTGGGCCTAGTAACATTGTGCATGTGGTCACTGATAATGCTGCTAATTATGTATCTGCTGGAAAATTTATTCATGAAAAATACCCAAATATATTTTGGTCTCCCTGTGCTGCCCATTGTATCAATCTTATATTGAAAGATATTGCAAGTATTCCTCATATATTTAACCTTGCTTCCCGTGCTTCAAAAGTGACTGTGTTTGTCTACAATCATATGATCTTATTGTCTTggcttagaaaaagaaaaagttggaCAGAAATTGTTCGACCAGGAGTCACACGTTTTGCCACTGTTTTCATTACTTTGAAAAGTATATATGATCACAAGGTAGATTTGCAGACATTGATGGTAGACCAATATTTTACTTCTCATAAGTTATCCAAAAGTGCTAATGGAAAGATGGTTAGCTCAATTGTCTTGGATAGTAAGTTTTGGCAAGACTGTTTTACCACTGTGAAAATTGTTGGTCCTCTTATTAAGTTGTTGAGGCTTGTTGATGCTGATGAAAAACCCTCTTTGGGAATCGTGTATGAAGGCATGCAAAGAGCAAAAAAGGCTATCAAGACCATGTTCAAAAATCGGAAAGCTGCTTATACGCCATACACGAGTATCTTGAAAATGAGGTGGGATAAGCATTTGAAGCGTGATCTCCATGCGGCAGCGTACTTTTTAAATCCGGGCATTTTCTACAGTGAGGGTTTTGTTGAGAAGGCAAATGTTTTGAGATctttacttgatttgcttgatgtTGAAACACTTTGTGATGACTCAGTTGCTGCAATGCAAGAGATACAGCTGTATCGAGATTGTAAAGAAagttttgggagggaaagtgctaAGAGAGCGGCATCAAGACTCGAACCTG GTGAATGGTGGAGGCTACATGGTGGGAGTGCTCCTAATTTGCAAAAAATGGCAGttcgtcttcttcatcaaacctcTTCTTCATCTGGATGTGAGAGGAACTGGAGCCTTTTTGAACAAATCCATTCAAAGAGGAGGAACCGATTAGAGCATCAAAGGTTAAGTGACATTGTTTATGTCACCTATAACCTACGCCTTCAATCTAGGTTGCATCGAAAGAAGAGGAATTATGACCCAATTGACATTCAAAGCATTGACACAGTAGATTTTTGGGTAATGGCAGATGAGGATGATCCTGAATTTACTAATGGAGATGTTGAAGGCATTGAAAGTTTAATATACACTGATAATGCTATGCCTTCGTATCCTAATG atGGTGGAGACATGGAAGTTGAAGTGGATATGCCTGATGTTGTAATTGAATCCTCAAATACTTCTTTTGGTGATATTTCTGAAGATGCTGGCTTTGGCTTACCTGTTTATGATGGAGACATCGGAACACTTAATGATGATTATGACTTCTGA
- the LOC112720832 gene encoding lipid transfer protein EARLI 1 gives MASNKASSSIALFVTLNVLFFALVSGCGNKCNSPGSNPNPNPNPNPSPSSGGSCSRDALKLGVCANVLNGLLNVTLGQPPVTPCCSLLAGLVDLEAAACLCTALRANVLGINLNLPISLSLLLNVCSRKVPHGFQCN, from the coding sequence ATGGCTTCCAACAAAGCTAGTTCCTCCATTGCTCTTTTCGTCACACTCAATGTTCTCTTCTTTGCACTTGTCTCCGGATGTGGAAACAAATGCAATAGTCCCGGTTCCAATCCaaatcctaaccctaaccctaaccctagtcCTTCAAGTGGCGGATCATGCTCACGTGATGCGCTCAAACTAGGCGTGTGCGCCAATGTGCTCAACGGTTTGTTGAATGTGACTTTGGGACAGCCACCAGTTACCCCTTGCTGCTCCCTCCTCGCCGGCCTCGTTGACCTTGAAGCCGCCGCGTGCCTCTGCACCGCTCTTAGGGCAAATGTTTTGGGCATCAATCTCAACCTTCCCATCTCACTTAGCTTGCTCCTTAATGTTTGCTCAAGGAAAGTGCCACATGGCTTCCAATGCAACTAA